In Synchiropus splendidus isolate RoL2022-P1 chromosome 11, RoL_Sspl_1.0, whole genome shotgun sequence, the DNA window GCCACAAGCCAAGcggcctccacctcctgctggcCTTCAACGTCGGCGTGGAGATCCAAGGCCGACTGATGAGGTTCTCTACCGAGGCGCATAACATCCCCAAGAGGTTGGTGCATCAGAGGAAGGTCAAGTCGGGCACAGGAAGTCTATCAGAGCCAGATCTGAGTGACTTCCTGCAGATGCACTTGGgttttgtaattatttattactttatGTGTAatcatattttgatattttattttatattattcctTTTAAAAacgatgtatatatatatatatatatatatatatatatatatatatatatatatatatatatatatatatatatatatataatatttctattatttttctttttgtaattttgtttttatttcattcttgtTTTTAATATTCCGGTTGTTGTTGCTTAACCTTTAGTACCAAAGACAGTCTGTAGGTGGAGTCACACTCATTCACTCTAAAATGGAGTGACAGGCTGAGCAGTCTATAAAGAGCACTATTTGATAGAAGAGTAGTGTAGAAACAGAATCTTTGGTTTTTCATCTCCAGGTTCCACCCTCCCAGTGTGGTGGGCACCATGGGCAGTGCAGCCGCCTGCGCTCGCCtcctgtctctgactccactccAGTGCAGTCACGCGCTAGCCATCGCCGCCTCGCTCAGCGGCGCCCCCATGGCCAACGCCGCCACTCAGTCCAAACCTCTGCACATCGGCAACGCCGCACGCTTGGGGCTGGAAGCCGCCATCTTGGCCTCTGGCGGTCTGGAAGCGAGCATGTTGGTCCTGGATGCTGTGGAAGGCGTGGCTGGCTTCGATGCTTTCTACAGGGACTACGCTCCGCAGGCGTTAGAGGCCCCGGACTGTGGGCACCAGTTCTTGCTGGAGCAGCAGGACATGGCTTTCAAGAGGTTCCCAGCACATCTGGGGATGCACTGGGTGGCAGATGCTGCTGTCTCTATCCATAAACAGGTTGTGGGCATTGACCCAGGGACCTTGGACCCAGCTCAGGTGAAGGACATCCTGCTCAGGGTGCCCTTATCCAGGTACATCAACAGACCCTTCCCAGAGTCCCAGCATCAGGCTCGCCATTCCTTCCAGTTCAACGCCTGCAGCGCTCTCCTGGACGGCCAGGTCAGCGTGGAGTCCTTCAGCCCAGCTGCAATGGATCGTCCGGAGCTTCACGCCCTGCTGAGCCGGGTGCGTGTGGAGCATCCTGGAGACAATCCAGCCAACTTCAGCCGCATGTACGCAGAGGTCCAGGTGACGCTCCTCGGCGGTGACGTTCTGACGACGCGCTGCGACAGCTTCTACGGTCACTGGCGAAACCCTCTGACCAATGAGAGCTTGAGAAAGAAGTTCAGGAGCAATGCAGGGGCGGTGCTTCCATCAGCgcaggtggagcggctggtggaGCTGGTGGAGGGTCTGGACACACAGGCGGACTGCAGCGTCCTCCTCTCGCAGCTGCAGTGACCCCCCACGTATTACTGGAAGAAGTGTATATGTCCTATGTTAGCAATATGAATCTAAATGTTTGTGTTGCGCAAGACAGTTCTGGAGGAAGAGCAGTACAAGTCGAAGTATATCCTTCAATATTATTGATATATGCTggatacattttatattttgatatttcatCATTTGCTATAATATTTGACGTTTGTTCTTGCTGGCATTTCTTTTTTCTAATGTCACCCACGTTGTTCTTATTTAAAATtaaatggaatggaaatggAATGGATCTGTGGCGCAGCTTAAATATGAGGAGTGAGAGTCGGCAAGTGAATTTCTGTTTTATTGATGACCCATCTACCCGTACAGTATGCATGCACCCATCATTGTAGCTGGTTTGCAATCAATATTTATCAAAAATCTGACTCACTATTTACAACTACAGTCCACGACTAGTCATGTGGTCAGAGGTCATTCTTATGTCACAGTAATTACATGTATTACATACATCTAAAAATACTATTTTACTATttataaaaattttaaaaaccaAATGAAGTAGCGAATACCCTGAGGGTTGTTCTATCAGCCAAACATTTAACAATAGACATCTCTAAAGAGGATCTGTAAACAAGAATTCTCTGCTCTCAGTCAAAATGCCAGGAGTCAACCAACTATAAACAAACTAATCCAGCGCTCATTCTGAGCTGGGTGTGTCATAGTTGGACACTTCGATGAGGTTCCCATCTGGATCTCTGAAGTACAGGGAGGTGATGGGTCCCACAGATCCGCTCCTCTGCACCGGACCCTCCTCGATCTCCACTCCACAGACCTGAAGAGTCGACAGACGTGTCATAAACCTGCTGCCAGTGAGGACCACGGCGCTGACACACGTGTACCTGCAGATGTGCAGCCACTTCAGCCAGAGGCGTCTTGGTGATGAGGCACAGGTCCATGGAACCTGATGTGGGGTGTTTTGCCTTGGGCTCAAACTCCCTTCCCAGCTGATGGAGGTTGAATTTGTGGACCCCGAAACCCAAAGCCTTGCGGTCgccctgatggaggaggaggaggaggaggaggaggcaaggGGTGTGCTGCACAATatcgccctctgctggtgaaaGCTCAGTAGACGCCTTCGAGCGCGGCGGACCTACCTTGAAAGTGATCTCTTGCATCCCGAGCGCTGTCGTGTAGAACTTGATGGTGTCCGGGACACTTTTCACCGTCAGAACCAGGTGGTCCAAGTGGCTCACTTGAACGGGACATGTTTTCTTGAACCGTACAAACCCTCGCGACTGTAACGCAGACGTAAAATAAGACTCTTTTGAAAGCACTCAGCGCCGTTAGTGAGACGAACCCACCGTCAGGAAGTTCGGCCTCAACAGCCCCAGTCGACTCCGAGCGCCCTGCAGCAGCGCCATAGCGACACTGAGGCGGCCACTTCCGTGTTTGAGGTGAGTCGCGCTGTTACTGTTCAACGCATCTCAATAGCCCGTGACTTCCGCCACATTATTGTCATGTTTACGCGGTGTTTCAAGTGTGACCACAGCGACACGTTTCGACACAAGATGTGAATGGAGCGTACGTATACAAATTGTTGGTTTTCATAACCTTTAGCTAAACATATTTCACGTCTTGAACCCTCAACCAACAGATGGCTGACAGAAAGCACAGATGTCGGAAATCACTGCGTTTGTTGGTCCCAAAGACTAAATAGCATTAAACCTTGCGAATTGGTTAAAAACAAATTACTATTTTATTCTTGCTTTGACACTAATAGATCATTTATATTGCACCCTTCAGACTCACAAGGGCGACTGAGTGCTTTacctaaaaacaaaatcaaaggcCAACATTCAAGAATTGACACcacattgaaataaaacaaactaaatTGAATGAAACAAGGATTTTTGGGTTTTAGCGTATTGAGTAAATTAAAATAACTGATCCCTCCAATGTAATTACACTGTAATTTTCCaagtgacaaagtgaaacaagtaaataaaataaatactactTTATGtaattctttgttgtttttttgtcttttgataGCTATGGACTACATTCTTTTCAGTCAATGATCAATTCATTAACTAAATTCAGCAACACTTTTGAGGTAGCTCGGGACCAAGCGCATTATATTCAGATCGATGGCagtgaggtgaggaggaggaggcatcaCGATACAGTACAGTATTGCGAGATTGAAGAaagtgtccttattttccagggccactagatggtgcacttggttcagaaatgatgtgaagtttcattgaaaatgttgttgtgcaaactggtggcccctgaaaaccTGGACATGGAACCTCATCTACCGTCACAAATGCACGGTGACTAACGCAGGTGAGGACACAATTCAGATGCGATACTTGGATGTTGGTAGCATAACAACTTGTTTAATTCAGCGAttagtttcatttcaaacaccCGGGCCACACACTGTAGCGGGTGGCACACAGAACAAGGCCCAAACTAATAACGCATGGCCCAAGAGGGAACATACAATCAATCACATATTGATGGTATTAAACAATGACATAAAATCTTGCATTCAAACTATTCCCCAAGGAGGGAAGTACAACTGCGGTAGAGACATCTAACAGTGGAACAACAGCTGGAAAGCTCATCATCACGGTGGTGCCACTCTCCCAGGTGGAGTTTCCTTGAACAGTGCTATTAAaaaaacctacagacctcaaaataaaaatgtttctcaaCACTTTAGTATTTTATAGTCTTCATTtatgatcttgttttttttttttttttaaacatagtATACAAATATAACACGGTTTGTTTTTGCCCATATTCTCATCTGCATGTATTGCACACACGGAGCGGAACACCTGCACTTAAGGCAGAGGGAAGTAGACTCACTGACAGGCATCTTGACTCGGGCCGGAGAGCGTTGGTGTTTCACAGACTTGGCATGATACTGGGGACTCTCCGCTCACAACAGAAACAGTGGTATGTACATTCATGTGTAgttatttaaaacaagatttcGGCAAATGGCATGAAACTCGACTGCATTTCAAGAAA includes these proteins:
- the glod5 gene encoding glyoxalase domain-containing protein 5 isoform X4, with product MALLQGARSRLGLLRPNFLTSRGFVRFKKTCPVQVSHLDHLVLTVKSVPDTIKFYTTALGMQEITFKGDRKALGFGVHKFNLHQLGREFEPKAKHPTSGSMDLCLITKTPLAEVAAHLQVCGVEIEEGPVQRSGSVGPITSLYFRDPDGNLIEVSNYDTPSSE
- the irg1l gene encoding immunoresponsive gene 1, like, which translates into the protein MIDHSLVEDQFISGGRVLFNTLLSIPQKTLRLLQGARGMHKSAVEVLKSPLPEETVTASFGKFISEVRPEHLSPVVLRRSKRMVLDSIGVALLGSRTEVFELALQHCQHMYAPHHVSSVYGRSGTKLSPTLAAFVNGVATHSMDFDDTWHPATHPSGAVLPAVLALCDMMPASHKPSGLHLLLAFNVGVEIQGRLMRFSTEAHNIPKRFHPPSVVGTMGSAAACARLLSLTPLQCSHALAIAASLSGAPMANAATQSKPLHIGNAARLGLEAAILASGGLEASMLVLDAVEGVAGFDAFYRDYAPQALEAPDCGHQFLLEQQDMAFKRFPAHLGMHWVADAAVSIHKQVVGIDPGTLDPAQVKDILLRVPLSRYINRPFPESQHQARHSFQFNACSALLDGQVSVESFSPAAMDRPELHALLSRVRVEHPGDNPANFSRMYAEVQVTLLGGDVLTTRCDSFYGHWRNPLTNESLRKKFRSNAGAVLPSAQVERLVELVEGLDTQADCSVLLSQLQ
- the glod5 gene encoding glyoxalase domain-containing protein 5 isoform X2 is translated as MALLQGARSRLGLLRPNFLTSRGFVRFKKTCPVQVSHLDHLVLTVKSVPDTIKFYTTALGMQEITFKVGPPRSKASTELSPAEGDIVQHTPCLLLLLLLLHQGDRKALGFGVHKFNLHQLGREFEPKAKHPTSGSMDLCLITKTPLAEVAAHLQVCGVEIEEGPVQRSGSVGPITSLYFRDPDGNLIEVSNYDTPSSE
- the glod5 gene encoding glyoxalase domain-containing protein 5 isoform X3 produces the protein MALLQGARSRLGLLRPNFLTSRGFVRFKKTCPVQVSHLDHLVLTVKSVPDTIKFYTTALGMQEITFKGDRKALGFGVHKFNLHQLGREFEPKAKHPTSGSMDLCLITKTPLAEVAAHLQVHVCGVEIEEGPVQRSGSVGPITSLYFRDPDGNLIEVSNYDTPSSE
- the glod5 gene encoding glyoxalase domain-containing protein 5 isoform X1, whose protein sequence is MALLQGARSRLGLLRPNFLTSRGFVRFKKTCPVQVSHLDHLVLTVKSVPDTIKFYTTALGMQEITFKVGPPRSKASTELSPAEGDIVQHTPCLLLLLLLLHQGDRKALGFGVHKFNLHQLGREFEPKAKHPTSGSMDLCLITKTPLAEVAAHLQVHVCGVEIEEGPVQRSGSVGPITSLYFRDPDGNLIEVSNYDTPSSE